The Nicotiana tomentosiformis chromosome 2, ASM39032v3, whole genome shotgun sequence genome includes the window gATAGATatacattttgatttgatgaagcagttgggtagcaaagtatgagggaaaacatgacgggaagtgtttcgcgatggttgaagtactagtaggtcaagtaggagaagtagaggttgagaagtttcttaaaggagatgatttaaccgaagtaagagtggcagattagcatatgaattcactagtagggtagtcgtgcgccttgagaaagtgtagaatggtttggaatcgtgttagtatgtgaatcggcctgcagactctatttAGAGTGATGattagtgtacaaaggaaaattgaatatggcagaaaggaatgtgtttgaaatgaatagaggcgtgaagatctgattatcgtgtcaggtgcaatatgacttgagttcagaaggtattgttgacgtacatttgatgtcaatagggaaagtgcagacttatacaaatggtgggcgagcatgaactcaggagaatttacggatttagtggtcattgcactcagtgcagtgtcattggaagatgtcggtaaggaattccacatgtgggttatctcctgtgtgtagctagcggtggcgtgatgttgacgaagcttttgcgaggaatattacttgctacccggtaggaggtagtgtgtatgattttggctggagattcagaatgttcatgaaaggcttaataaaagacttcgggaagtctggcaggttaacggtgcgagaccttggtaattgagaaggggAAATCCTTatgggttctaattttatataatttcagcttaaggctaagtgggggagtctgctatcgacgagttgattgcacggttatgggtcgtattagtttcggttcggggtatatcggtgaatcagttatgacttgcagaggtcgagatcgaggatgactcgggtaaagaaaTTTCTTGACACAAGTTATATTACACtgtatggttataggaggaccataaaataattgagtggttattcacagagaatgtagtgtacatggagcgggaatttgctcagttgcataggagtgtgggttactctttattcccttgcacaagtcgtttcggtccgtttggtcggttaatttgagatttgagtagagtggatgactctcgagaatgtttccaatggattcaagatttataatcatggctagaaaactgggagttgcattgaatggtgttgagactcgtggcatcttatatcattatgaattatgcatttcagtatcaagaaggtgaaggaaacagttttatgttcacataaagtctcttcggagtaagcatttttggttgtggaacctttgggatacataaaaagggaattcggtggcttataagccttagggcggcgtgattctatgctagagttcgtaggggtaagttttagttaaggatagtagtgttctaacaaggaaaaagtagcaaatttgaaggcaatttagaaagaacttggagaaataggacagcttggttatttgcaaatggatttcaaagtgttcatgatgggttataccatggtttgaaccggatattttctaccgatgtacgaAATGTGTTGTGTGTTATTAGAAAGAAGCAaaaaagaggtttctgactaataaggtctGTAATTTTctagtgactcaaagttgataatggaattcttatgcttgtcacatgatggcataatagatgtggtgtgttttgcgggaataggatttacatgtacaaggtcacaattcagttttgaagggaaggacataaattcttaggcagtatGAACGGTTTTCGATGAccaggtaaatgatattactatcgggtatagcttgatgagagtgtacatttcagaaggggttgtgtgttttgatttatgggtacttcgctggtattgcggcactctcctggttgatcgactgttgatattcaaatttttgccaggtggcacgaaagaatttttaaagtatttctcgtgggatgattgtgtatgagagaggtgttaggcattcgggcggtggaggtggaatcaaatatggtgattcatgtgttctatggaattggagattgggagatctcaggagcaaattgtttcatggttgtggactgtgaagttgtggctgtagctagccagatgatagaaggtgttatgattccgtcattgtggactttcggaggttgtttatctattggtggctgaccatagttgatttgggggccattggtaggcccaattaggatgtgtattctacactgagccggattgattggctccatactgctattgttgaaggatgtaccattcggttgatgtgaagcttcttcgtgttctgaaatgatctatgagttactcttctatgctaaaGAACGTAAGTTGTTGTATAAAGATTTTCCACAATACTTCGTATGGTCATCTACCTACAAAATGTGGACTCGACGGCAACGAGGTCATGTTATTGGCCGCACTGTAACATGCCATCCAACAGAAGGAGAAAGATATTACCTTAGATTATTACTAATGAATGTGAGCGCACCAAAATCATACGAAGATCTTCTGGGAGTAAACGGGATATGTTGTGACACATTTAGAGAATCTGCGGAAAGAAAAGGGTTGTTGCACTGTGACAACAGCTTGGTTAAATGTATGTCAGAGGCTGCATGTTATCAAATGCCTTATAGTTTAAGATGTTTATTTGCTACAATTTTAGTACATTGCAGCCCTGACAATCCAAGGGAACTGTGGAAACAATTTGAAGATTCAATGTCCGAAGACTTTAAGAACCTAGCCAATATAACGGCAAAAGATGTCCACCTTGCTGTCCTAAATCACATCAATGATATATTACATTCTATGGGTCGTGATATTAATGAGTTCAACCTTGTTTCAGAAACTATCACATCTTCGAAAATGGTGAATGAAGCGAAGGAAGTATATTTCGAAAGAAACATCATTGTGAGCGACGAAGATTTACTGTTGCATAGAAAATTAAATACAGAACAGAAAATGGCATATGACGTAATCCTTCAGAGATTATTTGCTAACAAATCAGGAGCATTTTTCATTGATGGTCCTGGAGGAAGTGGTAAGAAATTCTTATATTGTGCCTTATTAGCAACTGTGAGATCTAAAGGATTTGTAGCATTAGCAACAGCAACTTCCGGAGTTGCAGCTTCGATCCTTCCAGGAGGACGAATAGTTCATTCACGTTTTAAATTTTCAATTAATATTGATAAAAAATTTTCTTGCAATATCAGCAAGCAAAGCTCATTGGCGTCTTTGATTCGCGATGCAAAAATAATTGTGTGGGATGAAGTATCCATGATCAAGAAAAATATGATTGAAGCTTTAGATTTTCTTTTGAAAGATATAATGGACACAAATGTACTTTTTGGTGGAAAAGTTGTTGTGTTTGGAGGATATTTTAGACAAACTCTTCCTGTGGTTCAAAGTGGAAAAAAGGAAGACTTCATTCGTGAAAGCATATTAAACTCCGAAATATGGAATGAGCTTGAAAAACTTCGATTATCAGAGAATATACGTGCGAAAACGGATCCCTCTTTCTGTGAATATTTGATGCGGATTGCAAATGGAAAAGAAAAGACAAACATGGATGGTAAAATAGAAATTTTGAGGTCTTTCATTGTTCCTTATATTACTGAAAGAGAATCGTTGGATCTTTTATTCAACATAATATATCCTGATTTGCATACATCTTTTCACGATTCTTCTTTTTTAACTTCTCGTGTTATTTTGACGACAAAAAATGACTTTGTTGATGAAATAAATGATAGACTTGTAGTTCAATTTCCGAAAGACGCCAAGACATTTATTGCAATGGATGAAACTGTTGAACCAAATGATCAAAGCCAGTTTGAGGATTTTCTACATTCATTAAACCCTACTGGTTTACCTCCTTACAAATTAATTTTGAAGGAAAATTGTCCCATTATGCTGTTACAAAACTTAAATCCTTGTGAAGGTCTATACAATGgtacatgtgatgacccaaaaagtcatattatgttttagaactcgaatatgcgctcttaagccttaaaaatctcatttttaccctcctcgatttgcgtgtgcagttcgtcaggttttcggaaagcttttatgttgaaaactaataaaaataagaatttttaccttaaaagttgattttagttgacttcggtcaatgtttttggtaaatgggcccggatccatgctttgacggtcccggtaggtccgtataaaattatgggacctgggcgtatgcccagaatcgaatttggaggtcctaacttgagttatgattttttgatgaaaattaaaagtttgaaaattatttgtttttaagaattgattgatatttggcattgttagtatcgggtccgtattttggttccaaggcccggtacaggttcattatgatatttaagatatGTCTGTGAAaattggtgagaaatggagttgatttgacgtgattcgggcgtccagttgagaaattagaagttttaaagtgttcttgagagtgttcgcgaaggtcctctcgcgaacgcgaagagtaatctgatgaggctgagacttcttcttcgcaaacgcgaaggcctggtcgcgaacgcgaagtaataggggatttacccttcgcgaacgcgaagcatgtggggacctggggggggggaggggttggTCGTTTCTTcagcgcgaacgcgaaggccagagggGAGTGATCATCATAAACACGAGTTGGGTCTCGCGAAGGCCAGAGGGGAGTGATCATCATGAACATGAGTtgggtctcgcgaacgtgaaggtttggcagccagtacccttcgcgaatgcgacagtgctctcgcgaacgcgatgaacactgtcgcctagcacttaacagaacccaaaacgggattttttccaaaaaaactcatttttctcaaaaaccaaacggtgaggggcgatGTTTCAAGAGTTATTCCTTCCCctaattgttggtaagtgattctaaaccaccttctttcaattacccattacatttcttgaattttcaacctaagatctagagttttcatggtagaattaggggttcgggtagaaaatagggatttcgggaatttaggaatttagacctcaatttgaggtcggattccaaaactaattacatcgggttcgggggtgaatgggtaaaaggattttggtccgaacctcgggctTTGACCAAgggggcccggggtcgatttttcgactttttggaggaaaatttgggaaatttaatttatgcaatataattgattcttttagaaatatttgatattattgagtcatttttgaatagatacgagtggtttggaggtgaatttcaaaggaaaagttgtgattgagaattaagtggcattcggagcgaggtaagtgttgcgTCTACccctaacttgagggaattaggaaccttagattatttgctaagtgaaattcatgtgagcggcgtatatgtgaggtgacgagtacttatgcgctgcaaatttacctgtttttccatgtttctctgtttttctgatattgtctcattcctatgccaaattgctacatgttatactagtgttgttcaaattatcgttcttatcatgtttacgaaattttctgatgataattgagtttttatttcaagttgagattgatattatggaaccaaatgtggaagtaaggtttgtacttattattctatctccctgttgttatttatgcattgcattatggtaagggagagtgttaatgcacgaagggtgatgtcgtgccatattgtgagtattaatgcacgaagggtgatgttgtgccatattgtgagtgttaatgcacgaagggtgatgtcgtgccatgatatgagagtaaaagcacgaagggtgatgccgtgtatttttctttactgtattcactattgttgattcatggtatattgacagctctggtgatcattctgttgtagttctttatcttgtattcccctcagtatgtctactctcccgatatttcctgtttagttcttcatttctgttatttgcgtatacactgttaaattgtacaggttgattgtaggtgccttgccttagcctcgtcactacttcgtcgagattaggctcaacacttaccagtacatgggatcggttgtactaatgctgcactctgcactttctgtgcagattttgataccggctcaggttgatcgtgatttgctattggtccgctatccggagactcaaggtagatctgtcggcgttcacagaccttgaagtccccgactatctttttatgtcctactattttctttcattcagacagttgtatttcttttagactattacttgtaataaattctagaatgcttgtgaattgtgactccagatccgatggtagtaattaatacagttttatgatttcacttattatatttcattttagttaattattgttatttactgaatggaaataaggaattggtttaatgattttctaacgttggcttgcctggcaagtgaaatgttaggcgccatcacggtcccgtcggtaggaaatttcgggtcgtgacagttggtatcagagcactaggttacataggtctcacgatccacgaacaagcttagtagagtctggagtttcggtacgaagacgtctgtgcttatcttccagaggctatgaagtttaggaacaatttcacttctattcttctttgtggtgcgattttgctttctcaacacTGATttaactcttctactcttattctctcgcagatggcgagaacatgtacCGCTTGAGCCCccagtgatagctcctacgcagggcagaggtcgaggccgaggccgtgccagaggccgaggcaggggcagggctcagcctagggcccgagcagcagccccagtagtggagcctcagatagagattgacgaggaggttccaacccagattattcctgtcggaccagctcaggttccggaggggttcattgctaccccagtacttcagaaCGCTTTgatctgtttggtgggccttatggagagtgtggcccagactcctaccactcccgctccggagcagatagctccccagtatcatgctcgagcagctcagccaatcggattagttcagctggttattgcggcacaggtcggagatgggccagctatgtcttctaaggctttatgcagattggacaggtttaccaagatcttttttgttcacttcagtggtgccccTTCAGAGGACCTCCAGGAGTGTCTTGATAACTATCACGAGGTTctatggaacatgggtatagtggagaccaatggggtcgattttgctgtatttcagatgactggttccgccaagaaatggtggagagattacttgttgaccagaccagctgggtcacctgctcttacttgggactatcacattgagagaggagcgtcgccgtcagtttgagcgtctccagcagggcagtatgactgttactcagtatgagacccgttttgtggatttggcccgtcatgctattcttctgcttcccaccgagagagagagggtgaggaggtttattgatgtacttgctcaacctatcagattgcagatggctaaggagactgggagtgagatttcttttcaggcggctgctaatatcgccagacgagtcgagatggttcttactcagggaggtcaggggtctgacaagaggcctcatcattctagtgagttcagcggtgcctcatctagaggcaagagtacttttggtagagtccatcctcccagtccgtttcattcagcgctccaggcatcccacggtgcctcaggtagtcgtggccctcagatgcattattacGACCAGCTAGCAAACACTGcatcaccagctcctattagtgcacctccactccagagttatcagggtggttatttaggtcgacagggtcagtttcagggtcagcagtcacagcagccaaagttatgttatacttgtggtgatccgaggcacattgcttgATTTTTCCCCcaggcaacgggcagctcacaccatcagagttctcgtgccatggttccggcaccaatttctgcaccacctgctcagccagccagaggcaggggtaaggcagccagaggtaggggccagacagttagaggtggaggttaggccgttagaggtggagaccagccagctagaggccgtcccagggacgtagttcagggtggtggggcccagccccggtgttatgctttcccagccaagcctgaggctgagtcatctaacgttgttatcacatgtactatttcaatttgcagtagagatgcttcagttctatttgatccgggatctacttactcctatatgtcatcctattttgcttcctatttggttgtgccccgtgattctttgagtgctcatgtgtatgtgtccacactagtgggagatgctattgttgtagatcgtgtttatcgttcgtgtgtggtcaccattgggagtcct containing:
- the LOC104091592 gene encoding uncharacterized protein is translated as MNVSAPKSYEDLLGVNGICCDTFRESAERKGLLHCDNSLVKCMSEAACYQMPYSLRCLFATILVHCSPDNPRELWKQFEDSMSEDFKNLANITAKDVHLAVLNHINDILHSMGRDINEFNLVSETITSSKMVNEAKEVYFERNIIVSDEDLLLHRKLNTEQKMAYDVILQRLFANKSGAFFIDGPGGSGKKFLYCALLATVRSKGFVALATATSGVAASILPGGRIVHSRFKFSINIDKKFSCNISKQSSLASLIRDAKIIVWDEVSMIKKNMIEALDFLLKDIMDTNVLFGGKVVVFGGYFRQTLPVVQSGKKEDFIRESILNSEIWNELEKLRLSENIRAKTDPSFCEYLMRIANGKEKTNMDGKIEILRSFIVPYITERESLDLLFNIIYPDLHTSFHDSSFLTSRVILTTKNDFVDEINDRLVVQFPKDAKTFIAMDETVEPNDQSQFEDFLHSLNPTGLPPYKLILKENCPIMLLQNLNPCEGLYNGTCDDPKSHIMF